From Enhydrobacter sp., the proteins below share one genomic window:
- a CDS encoding molybdopterin-binding/glycosyltransferase family 2 protein, whose translation MRFGETPIDEAKGAILAHSWRANGVNFSKGRVLSADDVARLKTAGASTVIAARLDAGDMHEDEAAAAVAKALAGEGIEVTAPFTGRCNHFAREAGLAIVDQQRIDELNELDESVTVATLPPHARVEPRQMVATVKIIPYAAPRTAVQRAIDVAHSANRPLVSVVPFKEMRAGLVQTRLPGTRDKVLDKAVGTTGKRLTSLGSELVGERRVAHDAKAIAAALVELRSEGCDLFLVAGASAIVDRHDVVPSGIEEAGGKVIHFGMPVDPGNLLLTGELDGRPVLGLPGCAKSPKYNGFDMVLERLAAGLPVGRAEIVKMGAGGLLAEIPTRPQPRDDEGGESDAPQQAPRVAVLVLAAGRSTRMGGPNKLLADAKGRPLVVHAMKAALASQAVEVVVVLGHMAGEVRAAVENALPSDARLRFVVNPDYADGLSTSVRAGIAALRSDTDAVIVQLGDMPSVNAALLDRLMAAFNPVEGRAICVPTVGGKRGNPVLWARRFFPEMGGLAGDSGAKHLIGEHADLVCEVEMQGDAAVTDIDTPEALAAWRTKEVK comes from the coding sequence TCAACTTCTCCAAGGGGCGCGTGCTGTCGGCCGACGATGTCGCCAGACTGAAGACAGCTGGCGCATCGACTGTCATTGCCGCGCGTCTCGATGCGGGCGACATGCATGAGGACGAGGCGGCGGCAGCCGTCGCGAAGGCCCTGGCAGGCGAGGGAATCGAGGTCACTGCGCCGTTCACCGGCCGCTGCAATCACTTCGCGCGCGAAGCCGGCCTGGCGATCGTCGACCAGCAGCGCATCGACGAGCTCAACGAGCTCGATGAATCGGTCACCGTCGCGACCCTGCCGCCCCACGCACGTGTCGAACCGCGGCAGATGGTGGCGACAGTCAAGATCATTCCCTACGCCGCGCCGCGTACCGCCGTGCAGCGAGCCATCGATGTCGCGCATTCGGCCAACCGGCCGCTGGTATCCGTGGTCCCGTTCAAGGAGATGCGGGCCGGCCTGGTGCAGACCAGACTGCCGGGAACGCGCGACAAGGTTCTCGACAAGGCCGTCGGTACGACCGGCAAGCGTCTGACCTCGCTCGGCAGCGAACTGGTGGGCGAACGGCGCGTCGCACACGATGCCAAGGCGATCGCTGCCGCACTGGTCGAATTGAGGTCCGAAGGATGCGACCTCTTCCTGGTCGCCGGTGCATCGGCGATCGTCGACCGTCATGACGTCGTTCCATCGGGTATCGAGGAAGCCGGCGGGAAGGTCATTCATTTCGGCATGCCGGTAGATCCCGGCAACCTGCTACTGACCGGCGAACTCGACGGCAGGCCGGTGCTCGGCCTGCCGGGCTGCGCCAAGTCACCGAAATACAACGGCTTCGACATGGTGCTCGAGCGGCTCGCGGCGGGTCTCCCCGTCGGCCGCGCCGAGATCGTCAAGATGGGCGCCGGTGGCCTGCTCGCTGAAATTCCAACGCGACCACAGCCACGCGACGACGAGGGTGGCGAGAGCGACGCACCGCAGCAGGCGCCGCGAGTCGCCGTGCTGGTGCTCGCAGCCGGCCGGTCGACGCGCATGGGTGGACCGAACAAGCTGCTGGCCGATGCCAAAGGACGTCCACTCGTGGTGCACGCAATGAAAGCGGCGCTCGCGTCCCAGGCTGTCGAAGTCGTTGTCGTGCTGGGTCATATGGCGGGCGAGGTCAGGGCGGCCGTGGAGAATGCCCTCCCTTCGGATGCGCGCCTGCGTTTCGTGGTCAATCCGGACTATGCCGACGGGCTTAGCACTTCGGTCCGGGCCGGCATCGCGGCACTTCGATCGGACACGGACGCCGTCATCGTCCAGCTCGGCGACATGCCCAGCGTGAACGCCGCATTGCTAGATCGCCTGATGGCGGCCTTCAATCCGGTCGAAGGGCGGGCGATCTGCGTACCCACCGTCGGCGGCAAGCGCGGCAATCCGGTGTTGTGGGCGCGGCGCTTCTTTCCCGAAATGGGCGGACTCGCCGGAGACAGCGGCGCCAAGCACCTGATTGGCGAACATGCGGACCTGGTGTGCGAGGTCGAGATGCAAGGCGACGCCGCGGTCACGGACATCGACACACCAGAGGCGCTGGCGGCCTGGCGCACCAAGGAAGTGAAATGA
- a CDS encoding SufS family cysteine desulfurase translates to MSFDVIAVRRQFPILSEVIDGRPVHYLDNGASAQTPLAVLDAVRRYETTGRANVLRGVHRLAERATEAYENARAQVAAFLGVEPMEVVFTGGCTAAINLVAYSYGSLLKPGDRIVLSELEHHSNIVPWQLLRSRSGVEIDVLPVTQDGRIDIAALPRLLTPRTKLVSVAHVSNVTGALADVRTIVGMARSVGAKVMLDGAQRAPHGPVDLPALDVDFYVFAGHKAYGPNGIGALWARPELLDAMPPFHGGGSMIGRVTFAETTWAPPPRRFEAGTPPIGPAIGLGAACAWMSALDWTGAHAHEMGLVQRLMDGLQRVDGSRLFGPPSLQNRYPVVSFQLDGVHPHDVAQTLDSFGVAVRAGHHCAQPLMDRFDLDGTTRVSIAPYNNNTDIDALLTGVEHAARTLR, encoded by the coding sequence ATGAGTTTCGACGTCATCGCGGTGCGGCGCCAGTTCCCGATCCTGTCCGAGGTCATCGACGGCCGGCCCGTTCACTACCTGGACAATGGCGCATCGGCGCAGACGCCGCTCGCCGTGCTCGACGCGGTCCGCCGGTATGAGACCACCGGCCGCGCCAATGTCCTGCGCGGCGTCCATCGGCTCGCCGAGCGGGCGACGGAAGCCTACGAGAATGCGCGGGCCCAGGTGGCTGCGTTCCTGGGCGTCGAGCCCATGGAAGTCGTCTTCACGGGTGGCTGCACAGCGGCCATTAACCTCGTCGCCTACTCCTACGGTTCGTTGCTGAAGCCGGGCGACCGGATCGTGCTGTCGGAGCTCGAGCATCATTCCAATATCGTGCCATGGCAGCTCCTGCGCTCGCGAAGCGGAGTGGAAATAGACGTGCTGCCGGTCACGCAGGACGGGCGCATCGACATTGCGGCGCTGCCGCGGCTGCTGACGCCCAGGACGAAACTCGTCTCCGTGGCACACGTGTCCAATGTCACGGGGGCGCTCGCCGACGTACGCACCATCGTCGGGATGGCGCGCAGTGTCGGCGCCAAGGTCATGCTCGACGGCGCCCAGCGTGCACCACACGGTCCCGTCGACTTGCCCGCCCTGGATGTCGACTTCTACGTCTTCGCCGGCCACAAGGCGTACGGCCCCAACGGTATCGGCGCGCTGTGGGCGCGCCCCGAACTTCTGGATGCCATGCCGCCGTTCCATGGCGGCGGCTCGATGATCGGGCGGGTGACATTCGCCGAGACGACCTGGGCACCGCCGCCCCGTCGCTTCGAAGCCGGTACGCCGCCGATCGGCCCGGCAATCGGCCTCGGGGCCGCCTGTGCCTGGATGAGCGCCCTCGATTGGACTGGCGCGCACGCCCACGAGATGGGATTGGTGCAACGACTGATGGATGGCTTGCAAAGGGTCGATGGCAGCCGGCTGTTCGGCCCGCCCAGCCTGCAGAACCGATACCCGGTGGTCTCCTTCCAACTCGACGGCGTGCATCCGCACGACGTGGCGCAAACGCTCGATTCCTTCGGCGTCGCCGTGAGGGCCGGGCACCATTGCGCCCAACCGCTGATGGACCGCTTCGATCTCGACGGCACGACGCGCGTGTCGATCGCGCCGTACAACAACAACACTGACATCGATGCCCTGCTGACGGGCGTCGAGCATGCCGCGCGAACCTTGCGATGA
- a CDS encoding iron-sulfur cluster assembly scaffold protein produces the protein MNDPLYQERIVALAKAKTGAGKLANPSRSARRDNPLCGDRVVLDVRLDEQGRIVEVAHQVRGCLLCQASASALAAVAVGRNAAGIAEVRQQAERAIGRERGEAGAPFDAFVPVAGYKSRHECVLLPLDALKDALA, from the coding sequence ATGAACGACCCGCTTTACCAGGAGCGCATCGTCGCCCTGGCCAAGGCCAAGACAGGCGCGGGCAAGCTTGCCAACCCGAGCCGGTCGGCGCGGCGCGACAATCCCCTGTGCGGAGACCGCGTCGTCCTGGATGTCCGTCTGGATGAACAGGGTCGCATCGTGGAGGTCGCCCACCAGGTCCGGGGTTGTTTGCTCTGCCAGGCCTCGGCATCGGCGCTCGCGGCGGTGGCGGTTGGCCGGAACGCCGCCGGCATCGCGGAAGTCCGTCAGCAGGCCGAGCGGGCGATCGGTCGCGAGCGGGGAGAAGCCGGCGCGCCGTTCGACGCATTCGTGCCCGTCGCCGGCTACAAGTCCCGGCATGAGTGCGTGCTCCTGCCGCTGGATGCCCTGAAGGATGCCTTGGCCTAG
- a CDS encoding DUF4139 domain-containing protein, translated as MIPRWIVMLVAVVVALPAAAQDLALKRVMLSSGGLGYFEYEATVENDVTLRLTVGLEQVDDVLKSLVVYDDKGGIGGLSLPGREPLKQTFKDLPFDEATLESPAALLAALKGAQVSVGGSRAASGRIVAVEPETVTLADGKATTTRTRVTLFTDRGLQQFLLEEAENLQFSDPVLRDKVGQALLAIQGNRAREARTLELAARGQGKRTVRVAYIVEVPVWKASYRLTLPADSAAPKAGLQGWAIVENLSGQNWKEVELTLVSGRPVAFRQALYEAYYVARPEVPVEVAGRLMPGIDRGGVEASGRPKAIQAPMPAQTDRFQERMATASPPPPMASAADRIEATDAATQVVFKFPRAVSVESGGTLSIPILDRQVPAQRLALYQSETAARNPLAAVRLSNDGDSGLPPGILTIYERDKAGNVAYVGDARLSGFPVGETRLLAYALEEKIVVERDAAQTDRIASGTIVQGVLRFQRLVRQTTTYRVRGPAKEPRQLVIVQRRLPGWTLARPDAKAVEISEGNYRLPFQLPGGDQTQVFELAQEQVQQQELRLLDGTPDQIRVYAQAREFDAKTREALTRVLHLQQAVADAQRVVASLEGARQQIVQEQARLRDNLAHVPANSDLQRRYLATLDRQETELEALAKRRSDAEKAVQAARDALRAYASQFG; from the coding sequence ATGATTCCTCGATGGATCGTCATGCTCGTGGCGGTCGTGGTCGCCTTGCCGGCGGCGGCGCAGGACCTGGCGCTCAAGCGCGTCATGCTATCGTCCGGAGGGCTCGGCTACTTCGAATACGAGGCGACGGTCGAGAACGACGTGACGCTGCGGCTCACCGTCGGGCTGGAGCAAGTCGACGATGTTCTGAAGAGCCTGGTCGTCTATGACGACAAGGGCGGTATCGGCGGATTGAGTTTGCCCGGCCGTGAGCCTCTGAAGCAGACCTTCAAGGATCTGCCGTTCGACGAGGCCACACTCGAATCGCCCGCGGCGCTATTGGCCGCCCTCAAGGGCGCGCAGGTGAGCGTCGGCGGCAGCCGTGCCGCGTCGGGCCGCATTGTCGCGGTCGAACCCGAGACCGTTACGCTCGCGGACGGCAAGGCGACGACCACGCGCACCCGTGTCACGCTCTTCACCGATCGCGGCCTGCAACAGTTTCTGCTCGAGGAGGCGGAGAACCTGCAGTTCAGCGATCCCGTGCTGCGCGACAAGGTCGGCCAGGCATTGCTTGCCATCCAGGGTAATCGTGCCAGGGAAGCACGCACGCTCGAACTGGCCGCCCGCGGCCAAGGCAAGCGCACGGTTCGCGTCGCCTACATCGTCGAGGTGCCGGTGTGGAAGGCCTCATATCGTCTGACCCTTCCAGCCGACTCGGCGGCACCGAAGGCCGGATTGCAGGGGTGGGCCATCGTCGAGAATTTGAGCGGGCAGAACTGGAAGGAGGTCGAGCTCACGCTCGTCTCCGGCCGGCCGGTGGCGTTCCGGCAGGCCCTCTACGAAGCCTACTACGTCGCGCGCCCCGAGGTGCCGGTCGAGGTTGCCGGCCGCCTGATGCCGGGCATCGACCGCGGCGGAGTAGAGGCCAGCGGCCGCCCCAAGGCGATTCAGGCGCCGATGCCCGCCCAGACAGACCGCTTCCAGGAGCGCATGGCGACCGCATCGCCTCCACCCCCGATGGCATCGGCGGCTGACCGGATCGAGGCGACCGACGCGGCGACGCAGGTCGTCTTCAAGTTCCCGCGTGCCGTCAGCGTCGAGAGCGGCGGCACCCTGTCGATCCCGATCCTCGACCGCCAGGTGCCGGCGCAGCGGCTCGCGCTGTATCAATCGGAGACGGCGGCGCGCAATCCGCTTGCCGCGGTGCGCCTGAGCAACGACGGCGACAGCGGCCTGCCGCCGGGCATCCTGACGATCTACGAACGCGACAAGGCCGGTAATGTCGCCTATGTCGGCGATGCGCGGCTGTCCGGCTTCCCTGTCGGCGAGACTCGGCTGCTGGCCTATGCACTCGAAGAAAAGATCGTCGTCGAGCGAGACGCCGCGCAAACCGACCGCATCGCCTCCGGCACGATCGTGCAGGGTGTGCTGCGTTTCCAGAGACTGGTGCGGCAGACCACGACCTACCGTGTACGCGGACCCGCCAAGGAACCACGTCAGCTCGTGATCGTGCAGCGGCGCCTGCCGGGATGGACGCTCGCCAGGCCTGACGCCAAGGCCGTCGAGATCAGCGAGGGCAACTACCGCCTTCCGTTCCAGCTTCCGGGCGGCGACCAGACGCAGGTTTTCGAACTGGCGCAAGAGCAGGTCCAGCAACAGGAACTTCGCTTGCTCGACGGCACCCCGGATCAAATCAGGGTCTATGCCCAGGCCCGTGAGTTCGACGCCAAGACCCGCGAGGCGCTGACGCGCGTGCTGCACCTCCAACAGGCTGTGGCCGACGCCCAGCGTGTCGTTGCCAGTCTCGAAGGCGCGCGCCAGCAGATCGTCCAGGAGCAGGCGCGGCTGCGCGACAACCTCGCGCACGTGCCCGCCAACAGCGATCTGCAACGCCGCTATCTCGCCACGCTCGACAGGCAGGAGACCGAGCTCGAGGCGCTGGCCAAGCGCCGTAGCGATGCTGAGAAGGCCGTTCAGGCCGCCCGCGACGCGCTACGTGCCTACGCCTCGCAGTTCGGTTGA